The DNA window GCCATGGCCGCTTGGTGCGATGGGGCGAGACCAAAAGCCAGGAGCCGGTCAGCGGGTTGTATCGGCGATGCGAAATGTCATCGAGCACAGGATCCGCCATCTTCGTGATCGCCAGACGCGACAGAGTCTCACGAAAGAAGTGCGCGAATTGTTGGGAAGGAGAAGTCCGCGCGAATAACCCAGGTCTCACTGGTAACCTCCAACGACGGTCAAAGGGTGTGGGCGAAGAGGATGTGGGGTTATTGGGCGGACTCGTTCGGCATTGCTCAATAAGGTAGGTAAAATGGATATTTTACATCATTGGCGGTGCAAACTTCCGTTCTCAGTCTTGAAATCAGGCCGAAACTCCTTACAATCCACCACAAGCTAAGTGCCCAGTTTGAAACAATCCTGTGCCGCCTGGAGGGGTGCACAAGTACTGTGTACAGACAGGTTGCATTCCTTGGAGGGGCAGACTAGCTGCCGGACCTAACCGGGCCTCCGGGGTGGGCggaagggttagggttataATACAGCTCAAACCACCCCCGCACCGTCCCACCCCGATGTCAGCCTCAATCCTTGAGCTGCTTGGTTAGCCGGCAAAACCTCGGCATATTTAGGGGCGGAGATCGCCTTGTGGTTGCCGCGGGTTGACttccggctgctgccgcagtcACGCCCATCAACCAGCCAACGATTCCATCAATTCCCTGGACAGCCATCAGGGAAATCCATCGAAATACGCGTCGCACTCACTTTCACGTCCTCCGCGCAACCGCAGAAGCCCTTTATTGGCATTTGCGCGTGTTTTTCGCATCGATCCAAACACTCTTGGGCTGCTTGACGTACCCCTGTCTGCGTCACCGGCGCTTCTCCGCCAGCGCTGAGCTGCGACCAGCAGGATGGGCGTTATTCGGAAGAAAATTGCTGCAAGAGGCGGAGAGGGTGGCGTGAAATACGTTTGTGATGTTTGCTCGGCGGATATTACTTCCACCGTAAGTAATGACTCTGTGGCCAACCTCTTTCCCGACGGCAGAGCTCCCTTGCCGGCCAGCTCTACTCGCGAATGTCGTCGCGCATGTCGTCGCGCATGTCGCATGCCCGGAGTGTTCGGTGTGGGGCGATTTCTTCCGATCGCGCGACCTGCAGCTAACAGTTCTCCGCCCGACAGGTCCGCATCAGATGCGCCCACAGCGCCTGCAACGAGTACGACCTTTGCGTGCAATGTTTCGCCAACGGCCGTTCCAGCAACGCGCACCAGCCGGCGACGCATCCCTACCGGGTCATTGAGCAGAACTCGTTCCCCATCTTCGACCGAGAAtggggcgccgacgaggagcttCTCCTTCTGGAAGGCGCAGAGATCTATGGCCTGGGATCATGGGCAGACATTGCCGATCACATCGGCGGGTACCGGCACAAGGACGAGGTCCGCGACCATTACCTAAAAGTCTACATTGAATCGCCAAACTTTCCGCTCCCGAAGCGATGCAGCCCGCACGATATGGAACTGGCAAACGAGATTTCAAGAGAAGAATTCCAGGCCCGCAAGAAGCGCAGGATTGAGGAACGGAGAGAAGCTGCCAAGAATGCTCCTGCGCTACAGCCGAAGACCAAACCGACTGCCAGCGTACCGTCCTGCCACGAGATTGGAGGGTACATGCCTGGGCGTCTGGAGTTCGAGGTGGAATACGCCAATGACGCGGAAGAATCCGTGCAACTTATGCAGTTTGATCCGGGTGACGGCATCAACCCACGCACCGGCGAGCTGGAGCCCGAGATGGAGCTCAAGCTCACCGTGATGGAGATCTACAACTGCAGGTTGACACAGCGGGTTGAGCGAAAGAAGGTGATGTTTGAGCACAACCTGCTGGATTATAGGGAGAACAGCAAGGCCGAAAAGAAGCGGTCGAAGGAGGAGCGCGATCTTCTCCTTAAGGCAAAGCCTTTCGCGCGCATGATGAACCGGGTCGACTTCGAGCAGTTCTGTCAGGGCCTTATCGATGAGCTCAACCTCCGACAAGCGATTGCACAGCTGCAGGAATGGCGCAGTCTCAGGATTGGCGACCTCCGAAGCGGCGAGAAGTACGAGCaggagaaggcggcgcgcATTCAGAAGTCCATACCTTTGGGATCTATGGATCGCGAAAGATTGGCTGCCACGCAGCGGAACAAGCAGCCACCGCCTCCAGAGCCCCCAAGTGGTGCCGCCCTCCTGGTCGCCCCAGAGCTCCCGATTCGCTCCGCGGCGACAAACGGCGAAGGACCGAACGGCATCAAGACCGAGGCCAACGGGGGCCACGTTGACGGTGGAAGCGTTGTCGTCGTGAACGGCGCAGCTTCCTCACGACAGCGATACATTCCGCCGCCAATTCCCGGCGTGCAACCCATGCAGCTCACTCAAGACAATGCACCGGACCTCCATCTTCTTACATCGGACGAGATTAAACTTTGCGAAACGCTTCGCATCCAGCCGAAGCCGTATCTGATGATCAAGGAACAGATCCTCAAGGAGGCCGTGAAGGGCAACGGGAGTCTCAAGAAGAAACAAGCCAAAGAGATCTGCCGCTTGGACTCGCAGAAGGGTGGGAGAATTTTTGATTTTATGGTCAATGCTGGTTGGGTGGTGAAAGCTTGATTCGGGGACAGCAGCTGTGTCCACTTTGGCGGGATCTCTCCATGGCGGAAGTTGGGATGCTTCCTTTTTTACGGGCGTTGGGGTTGGCGGGGCGTGATACCACACAGCGATGGAAATTAGTCTTGCATGATTTATGATTACATAGCTTTGCAATGGCAATTTTGCACATGGCCTTTGGCAACAAGACAATGTTGATGGGAGAATGGTGAGATGTCTCGGTGTTTTGGTAATTCAGGGGCTAAATCAACACAAGGGCCGGGCAACCCAAGGCTGGAACCCCAattccccctccccctcctggGAGCCCTGCCGGCGCAATCACGCACACACACGCCGGGGAAATGTGCTCATTGGCCATGCGCATGTAAGTCGAGCCCCTCCTGCCCTGGGCGTGAGCATTTAAGGCAGTTTTCGTTTtcccccctttcccttctTTCTCCTCGTTACTAGGAGCCCTCCATCAAGCATATGTGTGGCCTTGCGGAATCGCCTACGGCCTTCTTGCTTGCCTCTATCACATTATAGATTTCTCACTGCCAGTACTTGTTCTTCCGTCAACCCCCTACTTGCCCGCACCATGTCGGGCAACACGGTCTACCTCATCACGGGCGCGAATAGGGGTAAGCGACGGTTTCCAGCCTGTTCCGATTTCTTTTGGGCATTACGCTTTCCTCCTTTATTCTGCCATGAACCAAATCTTGCTGTCCATTTTCACCCCTTTTCTTTCTACTTCCCCTTTCCCATTTCCCTATCAACCTCATTGCCACCAATGATCCAGCTCTTTTCCACCCGCACATCCCAAGCATCTGAAGCGGAACTCTCACTTACCACCCGCCGGCTCCCAAGGTCTCGGCCTCGCAATGaccaccctcctcctcgcccgcccgcACACCACCGTCATCGCAACCAGCCGCAAACCCGCCGACAGCCTGACCGCCCTCTCGACCGCCAGaagcagcagtagcagcacCATCCACCCCACCAGCAGGCTAATCCCCCTCCTGCtcgacgaagccgacgacgccATCTCCTCCGCCACGCTCCCCgcccgcctggccgccgccacaaccgccgccgctgccggcggcagcagcagcagcggccccCCCCTGCGCCTGGACGTGGTCATCGCCAACGCAGGCTCGTCCGCCGCCTTCCGCGACGTGCTGGGCACCGACCCGGGCGCGGACATGGTGCGGGATTTCGAGGTCAACGCGGTCGGGCCGGCGAAGCTTTTCCGCGCGGTCTGGCCGCTTCTGGAGCGCGCTTCAGCGGCGGGCACAGCAGAGGGgcagggggagggggaggggcaTAATAAGCAGGCTGGtaaggaggaggggaaggaggtGGGAGGGGTGGGGAAGTTCGTGCTCGTGTCCAGCTCTCTGGGCAGTATCGGCCTGCTGGACCAAGAGAGCCTGCCTGGGGTGGCGTACGGGATgagcaaggcggcggcgaactgGTGGGCGAAGAAGGTGAGTGTGGAGTTTAGGGGAAGGTTGGTGGTTGGGGTTTTGCATCCCGGGTAGGTGGTTATCCCATCGTCTTCTTCGTTCCTTCGACTGGTTCTTGTTTTTCCGCTTCGTGTAAACTGACGGGGGCTGTGCTGTGGACAGGTGGGTGCAGACCGAGCTTGGACAGGCGCTCGCGGATGCGGTTGGGTTCAAGGAGCCGCCCATGACTCTGGAGCAGAGTGCAAAAGGGATGATCCAACAGGTATGGTGCTTGTTGTTCCTGGGTGAGGGAGGCTTGCTTGGCTAATCATGTATCTGCTGCTCTGGGCAGATTGACAACCTGACCCCTGAAAAGTCCGGGCAGTTTCTGCAGTACAACGGCGACCAGCTCCCATGGTAGTTGAAGGAATTCCTACGGCTGCGACGAGTCATGGTTTCCCTCGTTTCGTTTCGGATATCCATGGATTTTACGGTGTTGAGGGAGTGAGGATTGTTTTGGAtttgcgccgccggcatccaAACCACAGTTACAAGATGGTTGCAACCGTTGCTGCGCTGTTTGTCTGCACCCGCAGGGCGAAATGGGTCTGGGCAGTGCTATATGATCCTCGGATACGACTCCAGGGGTGGAAGAATCAAAGTCATGGGACTTAAAACAAGACGAGGGTTGGAAACACCTCAAACGGAGCACACTCAACGGGGAGTCCTCCGCGAGCGATTCGAACTTCCGCAATGATCTTGCTTTAGTCAGGGACCACGGAGGCATGTACCTTGAACCCTAACAGAATCATGTGCACGCCCCCGCAAAAGCTGATGCTtgcctcgtcgagcagccCCCTGGCGCCACTTGCGACATGCTGCGACCCAGTCCAGACCCTGATCTGGCGATAATCAACCCTAGCTCGCAGATCAACCAGCCACGATGCGCAGCGCAGTTTAGCCGGGCGCGTTGTTGCCGATCCGGGTCTCTGGGGAAGGCCGTTCTGGCGCCCGGTGCCAGAACAAACATTGGTTCGATGCGGCCACGCGCTGCGCCAGGAAGCTGCAGCAGTTGCCGTACTTTGATAGTACTGCAGAACGCTAACCTAAGGTATCGCGGGGCTCCTCGGCAGCTTGTAGGAGCTTGTGCCGGCCTTCTGGTTCAAAGGTCAAAGATGGGTACAGGTGTGTTAACGTTACATGATTCGGGCCGCTGGCGGCCTCAGGGTCCGATCTTGACTGTCGCAAGCTCAAGCTTTGCCCGCCTACCAAACAGGGCGATCGGCACACCCCTCTGTTGTGGCAATTGACATCACCTGTGTTCCGCGGCTGGTGGTCCAAGATTTGAGGTAGGTTGGTGGCAGCGCAACGCTGCGCTTTGTGGCACTGCATTCTCGTGCGAATGGGTCAAGGGATGCCAAGTTCAGGTCCGTGTGAAACATCAAGCCGCGCAATCGGCAACAGGGCTGGATTGGGGCGGGCAGATCATTGTTCGTTCCACTTTTTGAGGCCGGTGGTGACGTGGGTGGGACAGAAGCTGTCCCGGTTAACGTTTCAaagcggcgccagcggcgaggaggacccGCTCTCCCCAGCAGCCAGCCGCCACAGGTCAGGGATCCCCACACTCCCTTCCCGTTACCCGGCCAGAAGCTTGTGGCGCAATTCCCCCCCACCACGGACTCCTGGCCATGGGACCCTTGCCGCCGCTCAAGCATGCCGCAGAGGTACCAGATCGCGCAGGTCTTCCCAGCCAGCGatttttccttctttttcACCcgtgtatgtacactacggTCTGCAGTTGATCATGGCTTCGTCTTTGTGACTCTACTACGCTACTTGACAGGTTTGCGCCATGTCATTCTTCCGCATTTAGTTTTTTTCCACGGCAGATTGCCCATCGTTGTTCGGCTCCGCAGGTCGCGGTGGCGGGACCTCCAATCTGGCCATCGCACACAGCAACCATCCTGGAacatcctcggcgccgacagGGGCCAAGTTCAACAAGTACAGAAACACACACTCGATCCGCTCGTAGTTACAGCTGACGTCTCCGGCTCATGTGCGAGTCCTACGCTCTGGACGACTTTTCTTCACCTCCTTACTCGCGTCCCCGGTCGTCTCGCCCTTACACTACGGCCGCGGAAAACTCGGGACTAACCAGACGCTTTTTCATCCCAAAGCCGGTGAATTCGGCCAAAGTCTCGCAACCCACGGACCTCTTCTTCAGTTCTCCAGTCCTCCACGTCGTGTGTCTCAGGCTACAGCTCGGCTCCTCCACCTGCCGCATCTTTGTCTCCGCAGCCTGtggagaagaagaggcgacCTAGACCAAACCTTGTTGCTAGTCTAGTCTCCTGCCCAACTCAGCCGCAGTGCAACGACCAAAAACCGCAGttcatgccgccgccgacgccctccGCAGCGTTGACGCCGATACCACGACGACCTCTCCAGGAAATATCCATTGAGCCGACCGCCGCTCACCGAACCCGCTACCCAAGAATACAACAACGCTGACGGCAGAGTCGTCGAGTCAGCTCCCGGCGCAGCCATGGACagcgccgcgcaggccgtcgGCCATGTCCACGGCTTAtacgcccgcgccgccgcagacAGGCCGGCCGCGTTCAAAGCGATCGGCATTGGGCTGGCCGTCGGCTCCGGAGTGTTCATCGGGACATCGTTTGTCCTCAAAAAGGTTGGGCTGCTCAAGGCGAATGAGAAATACAACGAGGTGGCGGGCGAGGGGTATGGCTACCTCAAAAACGCCTACTGGTGGGCCGGCATGACCCTCATGATCTTGGGCGAGGGGCTCAACTTCGCCGCCTACGCCTTCACAGACGCCATCCTGGTCACGCCCCTCGGCGCGCTCTCCGTCGTCATCACGACTATCCTGTCTGCCATCTTCCTGAAGGAGCGGCTCAGCATGGTCGGCAAGGTCGCTTGTTTCCTGTGCATCGTCGGATCTGTTGTCATCGTCATGAATGCGCCCCAGGAGTCGTCGGTCGCAACCATCCAGGAGATGCAAGATTTCGTCATCCACCCCGGCTTCTTGGCCTACGCCGGCGTGATCCTCGTGGGCGCTGCTGTTGTGGCAATCTGGCTGGGGCCCAAGTATGGGAACAAGAATATGCTGGTCTACATCTCCATCTGCAGCTGGGTGGGCGGGCTTAGTGTTGTCGCTACTCAGGGGTTGGGTGCCGCCATCGTTGCGCAGGCGGGCGGCACTCCGCAGTTCAATCAGTGGTTCCTCTACGTTTTGTTGGTGTTCGTCATCGGGACGCTCCTGACAGAAATCATTTACTTGAACGTGAGGTATTCCATGTCCATTATTTCCAATCCCGTGTTTGCTGACGGCCCCTACAGAAAGCCCTCAACATATTCAATGCCGCGTTGGTTACTCCTACGTACTATGTCTACTTTACGagcaccaccatcatcacctCGGCCGTCCTATTCCGGGGGTTCAAAGGGACCCCGACGTCCATCGTTACCGTGGTAAACGGCTTCCTGACTAtttgcgccggcgtcgtACTCCTGCAGCTGTCCAAGTCCGCCAAGGACGTGCCCGACACCGCGCTTTTCACCGGGGACTTGGACCAGATTCACACCATTGCCGAACAGCCACAGTCTGAAACGGAACCAAAGGCCGATGCCATtcggggcgcggcggcaatCGTTAGGAGACTCTCCTCTGCCAGACAGAAGATGGAGCTCGAAGAATTTAAGCGACTACAGGAGGAAAAGCGACAGGAGAGCCTCGCGCCGGTTAGCGAGGACGGTGCGCCCATCTACGAGTGGGATGGGATCAGGCGGCGACGAACTATGACCGTCAGCACCCGCAGGTCCATGACATCCCCGGCGCCCACCCAAttcgcgccgcccacgccgcacCCCCCTCTGGGGTGGTCGCACTTCCCGACCCCGGAAGAGCTTGGCGAGGCTAACAGGCCACTCTCGCCGGCGCTCTCCAGCATCGTCGGCACCATCCGCACCAGAGCGCGCAGCGTGCTGCTGCCTGGGCATCCCGACTTTCGCAAGACCGCCGAGCCGCCCAAGGTGCAAAGCCCGATGCACCCGGTCCAGCTCACGTCGATAGCAGTGGCCGGGTCAAAACCCGGGGAGATCGAAGAGTACAGCCTGCCAGGCACCAGCGTCGGCGAGGACAGCTCACGGTCCGCGCGGCGGGTGCAATTCGGGCCCGACTCCCGCAATGTGTCTGATGACAACCAGTCAGCCATGTCTTACGCACCGCTAACCCCGCCATCTCactccgcccgccgccagtTTTCCTTCCATTCCATGTTCCGACGCCACCAATCCCACGcccacggcgacggcagcggcagcggcggcagcgggcacgacgacgccgaccaccagcaccaccaccaccacccgctGTTCGCGCGAGGGGCCCGGCAGGGGATCTCGCCGCGCGGCTACTCGAGCCCGCAGATCCGCGGCgccaccgaggaggagacgCTGGGGCTCGTGAAGGGCGACTCCAACACGTCCCAGTCGATgcccgcgctggcgcagtacgacgacagcgacgaggacgactACACCGCCGAGTACTTCGACGACAAGCAGGCCCGATACGGGCACAGCATCACCAGGGGGTACGCCGCCAACCCGAGTCCGCCGCGCAGGAGGGGCAGCGACGAGAAGGGATCCAGTGAGGCGCCGGTCGACGATCATGAGACGTACCTCCAGCGGCTGAGGGATCGGCGGCGgagtggtggcggcggcgatgatggcggtaggacgccgccggcgggtggtggtgggcggaTGGCAGGGTTCATCTGATTTCTACGGTCTCATTTGCTTTTTGGGTATATTACTGTTTATGCTTGGGAAGAGCCTAGGCACGACACACGGACGATGAATGAATACAGCATGACGACGACAGGAAGGGGGGTACTTCATGAATCAGCACCACCACACTCCGTTTTGGTTATCCTCTACCGGCTGCACCTTTTGAATGGGCATGCACCTCGGGCAGCTTTCCATGTTGCTTTCTGGCTCTTTCGGGTTGGTTCTGCATGGGATCAGGGAGGATAGACTGGGCCGGTTTGGCATGGCATGACAAGACAGGTCGTGGCACGGTGTGTGGCTTGAGGCATCCTGCATGATTCGATCATTgtatactactactagcacTGGTGGGTCGGTTGGCATACACGGCAATGGAGAGTTGGGTGCTTGTGGTTTGCTGGTCACGGTGGCTGTGTGGAGAACTGTTGGCTTTGTTCTGTGACGATGCTGCTCTTGTGCTCAACGCTTGCCGTAGACTGGTTGTTACTGGATGGCCGCGAGGGCGTTCTCAGCGACAGTCTCGGTGGTGTGGTATCTGATCGGTGGATAGGGTTACAAGTTCATGGGTTAGCATCTATACGGCGATTCGGACATGGGCCAGGCGCTCTCGTGGTAGAAGTCAAGCGACAATATGATCTTGCCACTGTCCTGCCTATGTTTCGGCTGATTGTCACGACTGCCACCTCGAATTCTCTGCGGACTGCCAGCACTCACGTTGCACAACGGAGGAGAGACAAATTGCTTCGATTATACCATGTCTTGTTTGTGAATTATGCCTTATCACCAGACCACCCATCGACTTCGGTCTCCCGTTCTGTTCCTCTCCTCATCTCCCTCTCTTGCGCATCGTCGTCCAAATGGGCCACTCCGCTCCACCAAGCTTAAGCTACATAGCAACTCCACATAATCACCAACCGTCTCGCTTCGGCTCTCTGCGCATATCTCGATTTGCCAAGGCCGCGTAATTCTGAGACGGCCTGTCGCGGACCCGGTGACCGAAGCTGGAGGACCTGAGGCAAGTCCTCACACACATTCCAGTTTAGCCTGTTCCTCAAGACTGGGCAAAATAGCAGAGAAGAACTATGGCCACTTCACGCTTGACAAGGAAGGGCCGAGTAACGGAACACTGCCGGCAGTTGCCCTAGCATCATGCGTGGCATGTGGGACAGACATCGGTAGTATAGACGCACAGCCGGACCGGACCGGCCCATGAGTGGTGTTTCGGCACTTTCCAGGACCTTGATTTGGGGCGGCGATATCCCACCCGGCCACAATCTCCTCTGCCGCCTGGGCAATGACCTCTACCCCCGGGCACGCCAAAGGCGTGTCGTGTTTCATGACCGTCTTTGCATGTTATCCAGCACGCTCTTCATGTCGCTCATCGCCCGCTGCTCTGACTAGTGACTGAGCTTCACTTGCGTTCTCGCCTGCCTTGCTCTCAGGGTGCACATCCGGAGGGAGAGGGTACGAAAGGGACTCTCCTGATCCCTTTCTGAACAGCCTATCCAAAATGGCGCGTCGCGGTGATGAACCGACGGTTCGGATCTTGATGCTCGGAGCGGCCGGGGTAGGCAAGAACTGCCTCGAATCGAGGGTAAGGGCCACGGAACATCGATATGGGCTCTGGGCGTCGgactctaatagctagaCAGTTCACCACCATGACATATCCGCCCGTGTACAACCCGGCCTTGACGCTCAACAGTAGGCGCTACCTCACACTCTCACGGCACCAGCACACTCGGCCCGAGGGGTCTACTCAACTGCTTCGAACCTCGAAAAGTCTTGACGGCTTTGGGAACAACGTCGGAGCTGGAGGGACAAGCTACTCCCCAGGCCTCTCAGGGGCTTCTCCTACTTCGGCACCCGAACAACAACACAGACACAAGACCACACCAAACCAGGAAATACCGCACCGGCCGTCTTCTCCAAACAGAGAAACGGaatccggcgccggcgagacgTATCTCGTCGAACTGATCAACGACCCCTCTCTTCAGGACCCCAAGCACCGAGCGCGGGTGCTTGCAAAAGGCGAGTACGACGCAATCCTGCTCGTCTACGACATCGGCAACCGCGAGTCCTTCGATGCGATTTCCAGCCTGCACAGCGAGATTCCCCGGCGAAAATCTCCGCGGAAGAACCCGCCTGGCGCGGTCCGCCGTTCGCGGAGCAGCATCTTCGGGAACGGCGCGATATCAGGCACGGCAAACCGACGAGGAGACGGCCGGACTGTCGTCGCGTTGGTGGGGAACAAGAGCGATCTCGACGATGAGCCGGACAGCCCCTGTCCCGCAACAGACACAGATCCTCCAGCGGGGGACACGGAAGAGGACGGCCTCATGCGCTCAATCCCCGAGAaagtcgccgccgccgccgccgacgacgaggaggctcGTCCGCTTTTGAATCCCGCCGATAACATCTCACTCCCACAACTCGACAGCCGCAGCCCGcgctcggcgctcctccccTCGCCATCGCGGTCCGAGCACCtgccctcttcctcctctggCGCAGGGGAttcgccagcagcggcgcagcAGTCTCCGTCCTTTCTCCCGGACAGACACATAACCATCGCAGCGCTcaccccgcgccgccggctacCTCACCAGCCTGCTCACCAGGAGCCGCTTCTTCCTGACGACCGAGCGCAGCGACGACAGGTCTCCCGCGCCGAGggcctcgccctcgcgcgGGCGCTGCACGCCAGCACGCCGTTTGTTGAGGCTAGCGCGCGGACGGGCGCCAATGTGGAGGCGGCGTTTGAGGCAGTCGTGCGGGCCGTGGTGGAGGGGCGAGGGGAGCAGGAACAGGGGAAGGAGCAGGAGCGGGCGCAGGAGCGGGCGCAGGAGCGGGCGCAGGAgcggggggaggggcagAGCACGGGGAGGGAAGAGCAGCCCGGTCGTGGGATGATGGAGGTTTTGGGGGGTGCAGATGAGAGTGGGGGtgggaagaagaggaaggggcGGTTgcggaaggggaggaggcgagggagTGAACATCAATCAGAGGCGATAGGGGCGGTCGGAGACGGGGCTGGTGGCCGGAAGAAGTACAACGAGATTGAGGAATCGCCGTTGGAAGAGGGCACCGAAGCTCCGGTAGGGCAAAGGCAGCGGCGGGAGAGCGTGCTGAGGCGGCTCGCCGATGTGTTCAGGATGTGGACGGCGGTTGCGCTGGCGGACAGTGGCTTGTGAAAGGCCCTAAAAAGGGAGTGAGTGAGATGGTAGATGTGTCTGGCAAAATCTCCTTCTGCAACCGATGGAACAAATGCTCGTCGTCTCATCATTTCGTTCCGTCATGTACAGGTACAAGGAAGCCCGAGGCTAGGGAAATGGAAGCAGAAAATCGTTGAAACCCATTGAACGCCGCGCTATGCAACCCGCCCCGGCCAGGCCCTGAATCCGGACTTTTGAATCCCGAAGCGGTATCCAAAAGCGGCCGGAAGAGGCGCGTCTACCAGTCAGCCGCCCAGCCGTTCTCCGCCAGAAACTCCTCGCAAGCCTGCTTGAGGTCGAGGTTGGGTCGAAGGTCGCTTATGTACAGTGGGTCCCTGGTGAGCGGGTCCAGGGGCTGACGGCGCAGGTGCTCCACGATGGAGGCACGCTCGTATGACTTGCCGGTTTTCGTCTGCCGGCAGGTTAGGACACAGCCAGCACAATGGCTCTGACATGGAAACTCACAATGACAGGATCGACCATGACGCAGAAGCTGATGTCGTCGATGGCCCAGTCGGGAACCTGCCGCCGCTTTTCCCTGGCCGGTCTCGCCTTTTCGAACACGTCGCGCACCAGGTCGATCTTCGCCCTCCACTCGTCCTCGATCTCCCTCCTGCTGCCCTCGTCCAGGCCCGCGGCTTCCCGCACAGCCTCGTCACGCCCCCTTTCGAGCAGCCCGATCACCTCCATCTCCAGCTCGGACGTCTCGCGTATCCTGCGCTTCTCCATGTCGTCCCAGCGCTCCTTCTTACACTTCAGCACATGGGTCGTGACAGTTCCCAAGCTCTTGTCGAGCGTCTTCAGGCACAGCTCGTGCGCCTTGAGCGCGTGCGTGAGCGCCTCGTCGTAggcgcgcagggcgaggtggGCTTGAGAGAGCGAGTAGTGCGCCTTCATGCTGTCAGGCGCCAGCTTGAGGCACTCGGTGCAGTCGGCGATGGCGTTGTCCCACTGGGACAACTTTAGGCGGGCCATGGCGCGGTTCGTGTAGAGTGCCGGGTTGTGGGGGTCGACAATCAGGCTGCACGGCCGGTTAGCTCTCGCATGGATCAGCGTTTGTTGGGGGAATCCATGGATCCATGGACCATTGGAGCATACGCCTGCGAATAGAGAGCCTCGGCCATGACGAAGTCGCCCGCCTGGAAACGGCGGTTGCCCTCGTCTTTGAGCTGCAGAGATTTTGCCATCATGAAAAACGTCGCAGCATGGTCCTTCCGGCGGACTTCCGAGGCTGGTTGCAGAGAACAGGATCCGAACGAACGTGCACTGC is part of the Thermothielavioides terrestris NRRL 8126 chromosome 2, complete sequence genome and encodes:
- a CDS encoding uncharacterized protein (Contains conserved domains: cd02335, ZZ_ADA2, Zinc finger, ZZ type. Zinc finger present in ADA2, pfam04433, SWIRM, SWIRM domain and COG5114, COG5114, Histone acetyltransferase complex SAGA/ADA, subunit ADA2.), whose protein sequence is MGVIRKKIAARGGEGGVKYVCDVCSADITSTVRIRCAHSACNEYDLCVQCFANGRSSNAHQPATHPYRVIEQNSFPIFDREWGADEELLLLEGAEIYGLGSWADIADHIGGYRHKDEVRDHYLKVYIESPNFPLPKRCSPHDMELANEISREEFQARKKRRIEERREAAKNAPALQPKTKPTASVPSCHEIGGYMPGRLEFEVEYANDAEESVQLMQFDPGDGINPRTGELEPEMELKLTVMEIYNCRLTQRVERKKVMFEHNLLDYRENSKAEKKRSKEERDLLLKAKPFARMMNRVDFEQFCQGLIDELNLRQAIAQLQEWRSLRIGDLRSGEKYEQEKAARIQKSIPLGSMDRERLAATQRNKQPPPPEPPSGAALLVAPELPIRSAATNGEGPNGIKTEANGGHVDGGSVVVVNGAASSRQRYIPPPIPGVQPMQLTQDNAPDLHLLTSDEIKLCETLRIQPKPYLMIKEQILKEAVKGNGSLKKKQAKEICRLDSQKGGRIFDFMVNAGWVVKA